In Streptomyces sp. SN-593, a single genomic region encodes these proteins:
- a CDS encoding glycerophosphodiester phosphodiesterase encodes MSFLTVGHRGVMGVEPENTLRSFRRAEREGVDQVELDLHLSRDGALVVMHDASVDRTTDGSGLVRDLTLAEIRRLDAGLGERVPVFEEVLDGVTRPIQAEIKDVAAARVLASVLRERDATGRVSVLSFHDEALAEIHALLPEVATVLVAGDLGPDIVPRAQAVGARLVSLDLTRLTLDVVRRCHAAGIAVMAWSVNTPQDWALTRALRLDGAATDLPPALGRDLDAASTAAAR; translated from the coding sequence ATGAGCTTCCTGACCGTGGGCCACCGCGGGGTCATGGGCGTCGAGCCGGAGAACACCCTGCGGTCCTTCCGCCGGGCGGAACGCGAGGGCGTGGACCAGGTCGAACTGGACCTGCACCTGAGCAGGGACGGCGCCCTCGTCGTCATGCACGACGCGTCCGTGGACCGCACCACCGACGGCAGCGGCCTGGTCCGCGACCTGACGCTGGCCGAGATCCGCCGGCTGGACGCGGGACTGGGCGAGCGGGTGCCGGTCTTCGAGGAGGTCCTCGACGGCGTGACCCGCCCGATCCAGGCCGAGATCAAGGACGTCGCCGCCGCCCGGGTACTCGCCTCGGTGCTGCGCGAGCGCGACGCGACCGGCCGGGTCAGCGTGCTGTCCTTCCACGACGAGGCGCTGGCCGAGATCCACGCCCTGCTGCCGGAGGTCGCCACCGTGCTGGTCGCCGGCGACCTCGGCCCCGACATCGTGCCGCGCGCCCAGGCGGTCGGTGCCCGCCTGGTGAGCCTCGACCTCACCCGGCTCACCCTCGACGTGGTACGCCGCTGCCACGCGGCCGGCATCGCCGTCATGGCCTGGAGCGTCAACACCCCGCAGGACTGGGCGCTGACCCGGGCGCTGCGGCTGGACGGCGCCGCCACCGACCTGCCGCCCGCGCTCGGCCGCGACCTCGACGCGGCGTCAACGGCCGCCGCGCGGTGA
- a CDS encoding DUF6421 family protein gives MGEVLSSKAATGGGMSGEGVLGHPQWPVLKQAVEAIRPWQRGDGSIDFDAEDAPTREDAARTLGRVVDALEQLAPLLPHDEAYHRALVTDLHRWADGGFAVPDFLDSLLAFQPAADRRDGLQHLVVFPMYTQNGNPDRDLEAVVFRVVWPEWLAELERTRYDNPLFVPITFEDFTPGYDTNSAVLFPETVAVRKAPERWTWGAIFCDREAARFRAVTSAAVDTLGLELPEDAARLVEDQELAQQTYVLWDMIHDRTHSHGDLPFDPFMIKQRAPFWMYGLEELRCDLTTFKEAVRLQAEGHPMGLGVQYAILFDRLFRFPVTGARVRNYDGLGGQLLFAYLHKHDAVRWTDNTLHIDWERAPQVTNQLCGEIETLYRDGIDRPKLVHWLAAYDLVATYLSPHPGSVWAKGADALDLSLPPRKLVDDVLPDEFPLSMFYEALAKKLREVIASTKGITGDSALRGAA, from the coding sequence ATGGGCGAAGTTCTTTCGTCGAAGGCGGCAACCGGAGGCGGGATGTCCGGCGAAGGCGTGCTCGGACACCCCCAGTGGCCGGTGTTGAAGCAGGCCGTCGAGGCGATCCGCCCGTGGCAGCGGGGGGACGGCTCGATCGACTTCGACGCCGAGGACGCGCCCACCCGCGAGGACGCCGCCCGCACCCTCGGCCGGGTCGTGGACGCCCTGGAGCAGCTCGCCCCGCTGCTGCCGCACGACGAGGCGTACCACCGGGCGCTCGTCACGGACCTGCACCGCTGGGCCGACGGCGGCTTCGCCGTGCCCGACTTCCTCGACTCGCTGCTGGCCTTCCAGCCCGCCGCCGACCGGCGGGACGGCCTCCAGCACCTGGTCGTCTTCCCGATGTACACCCAGAACGGCAACCCGGACCGGGACCTCGAAGCGGTCGTCTTCCGTGTGGTGTGGCCGGAGTGGCTCGCCGAGCTGGAGCGCACCCGCTACGACAACCCGCTGTTCGTCCCGATCACCTTCGAGGACTTCACCCCGGGATACGACACCAACTCCGCGGTGCTGTTCCCGGAGACCGTCGCGGTGCGCAAGGCGCCCGAGCGCTGGACCTGGGGCGCGATCTTCTGCGACCGCGAGGCCGCCCGCTTCCGCGCGGTCACCTCGGCCGCGGTGGACACCCTCGGCCTCGAACTGCCCGAGGACGCGGCCCGCCTGGTCGAGGACCAGGAACTCGCCCAGCAGACCTACGTGCTGTGGGACATGATCCACGACCGCACCCACAGCCACGGCGACCTGCCGTTCGACCCGTTCATGATCAAGCAGCGCGCGCCCTTCTGGATGTACGGCCTGGAGGAGCTGCGCTGCGACCTGACCACCTTCAAGGAGGCGGTCAGGCTCCAGGCCGAGGGCCACCCGATGGGCCTGGGCGTGCAGTACGCGATCCTCTTCGACCGGCTCTTCCGTTTCCCGGTCACCGGCGCGCGGGTGCGCAACTACGACGGCCTCGGCGGCCAGCTCCTGTTCGCCTACCTCCACAAGCACGACGCCGTACGCTGGACGGACAACACCCTGCACATCGACTGGGAGCGCGCACCCCAGGTCACCAACCAGCTCTGCGGCGAGATCGAGACGCTCTACCGCGACGGCATCGACCGGCCCAAGCTCGTGCACTGGCTGGCCGCGTACGACCTGGTCGCGACCTACCTCTCGCCCCACCCCGGGTCGGTCTGGGCCAAGGGCGCGGACGCCCTGGACCTGTCGCTCCCGCCGCGCAAGCTGGTGGACGACGTGCTGCCGGACGAGTTCCCGCTCAGCATGTTCTACGAGGCCCTTGCGAAGAAGCTCCGCGAGGTGATCGCCTCGACCAAGGGCATCACCGGCGACAGCGCGCTGCGAGGCGCCGCGTGA
- a CDS encoding SDR family oxidoreductase: protein MRTDRYTGGLDGAVIAVAGAAGPAGRAVLQRLARAGGHVIAADADAERLAQAVDAARYDAGGADITGEVVDLLDLDGAREWAGRIEKDHGRVDGLVHLVGGWRGSASFAETDLADWDVLHDLLVRTVQRTTLAFHDGLLRSPGGRYVLISAAGASAPTAGNAAYAAAKAAAEAWTLAMGDSFRKLGGEALSAAATVLVIKALVHDEMRAQRPNAKFAGFTDVRDLAEAIADVWNASPQQVNGTRQWLTPRP, encoded by the coding sequence ATGAGGACCGACAGGTACACGGGAGGACTCGACGGCGCGGTGATCGCGGTCGCGGGCGCGGCGGGACCGGCCGGCCGGGCGGTGCTCCAGCGGCTGGCCAGGGCCGGCGGCCACGTGATCGCCGCCGACGCGGACGCCGAGCGGCTGGCCCAGGCGGTCGACGCCGCGCGGTACGACGCGGGCGGCGCGGACATCACCGGCGAGGTGGTGGACCTGCTGGACCTGGACGGGGCGCGGGAGTGGGCCGGGCGGATCGAGAAGGACCACGGCCGGGTCGACGGCCTGGTGCACCTGGTCGGCGGGTGGCGCGGCTCCGCGTCCTTCGCCGAGACCGACCTCGCCGACTGGGACGTGCTGCACGACCTGCTGGTGCGCACCGTCCAGCGCACCACCCTGGCGTTCCACGACGGCCTGCTGCGCAGCCCCGGCGGGCGGTACGTCCTGATCAGCGCGGCCGGCGCCAGCGCGCCCACGGCCGGCAACGCCGCGTACGCGGCGGCGAAGGCGGCGGCCGAGGCGTGGACGCTGGCGATGGGCGACTCCTTCCGCAAACTCGGCGGCGAGGCCCTCAGCGCGGCGGCCACCGTACTGGTGATCAAGGCCCTGGTGCACGATGAGATGCGGGCCCAGCGCCCGAACGCCAAATTCGCCGGCTTCACCGACGTGCGCGACCTGGCCGAGGCCATCGCGGACGTGTGGAACGCAAGCCCCCAGCAAGTGAACGGGACCCGACAGTGGCTGACGCCCCGACCGTGA
- a CDS encoding threonine aldolase family protein, which translates to MTESTAPHPLDPSSAPYPAGPTDAVRRHDPNTRGFASDNYAGVHPEVLAALALANGGHQVSYGADAYTDHLQELFRGHFGPTAEVFPVFNGTGANVTSLQAVTERWGAVVCAESAHINVDECGAPERVGGLKLLTVPTPDGKLTPELIDRQAYGFDDEHRAQPQVVSITQSTELGTCYTPEEIRAICDHAHGLGMAVHVDGARLANAAASLGEPLSRFTTEAGADILSVGGTKNGLLLGECVVVLNPDRVRALKHLRKLSMQLASKMRFVSVQFEALFAGDLWLRSARHANAMAGRLERAVRDVEGVTVTQPVQANAVFALLPREVSERLQKRYRFYFWDEATGEVRWMCSFDTTEEDVDGFAAALAEEMQSA; encoded by the coding sequence GTGACCGAGTCCACGGCCCCCCACCCCCTCGACCCCTCCTCCGCGCCCTACCCCGCCGGCCCCACCGACGCGGTGCGCCGCCACGACCCGAACACGCGGGGCTTCGCCAGCGACAACTACGCGGGGGTCCACCCCGAGGTGCTGGCCGCCCTCGCCCTGGCCAACGGCGGCCACCAGGTGTCCTACGGCGCCGACGCGTACACCGACCACCTCCAGGAGCTGTTCCGCGGCCACTTCGGCCCGACCGCCGAGGTCTTCCCGGTCTTCAACGGCACCGGCGCCAACGTCACCTCCCTCCAGGCGGTCACCGAACGCTGGGGAGCGGTGGTCTGCGCCGAGTCCGCGCACATCAACGTGGACGAGTGCGGGGCCCCCGAGCGGGTCGGCGGCCTGAAGCTGCTCACCGTGCCCACCCCGGACGGCAAGCTCACCCCCGAGCTGATCGACCGGCAGGCGTACGGCTTCGACGACGAGCACCGCGCGCAGCCGCAGGTCGTCTCGATCACCCAGAGCACCGAACTGGGCACCTGCTACACACCCGAGGAGATCCGGGCGATCTGCGACCACGCCCACGGGCTGGGCATGGCCGTGCACGTGGACGGCGCCCGCCTCGCCAACGCCGCCGCCAGCCTGGGCGAGCCGCTGTCCCGCTTCACCACCGAGGCGGGCGCGGACATCCTGTCCGTCGGCGGCACCAAGAACGGCCTGCTGCTCGGCGAGTGCGTGGTCGTGCTCAACCCCGACCGGGTGCGGGCGCTGAAGCACCTGCGCAAGCTGTCCATGCAGCTCGCCTCCAAGATGCGCTTCGTCTCGGTGCAGTTCGAGGCGCTGTTCGCCGGCGACCTGTGGCTGCGCAGCGCCCGGCACGCCAACGCGATGGCCGGCCGGCTGGAGCGCGCGGTCCGCGACGTCGAGGGGGTGACGGTCACCCAGCCGGTGCAGGCCAACGCGGTGTTCGCGCTGCTGCCCCGTGAGGTCAGCGAGCGGCTGCAGAAGCGTTACCGCTTCTACTTCTGGGACGAGGCGACCGGCGAGGTGCGCTGGATGTGCTCCTTCGACACCACCGAGGAGGACGTGGACGGCTTCGCCGCCGCGCTCGCGGAGGAGATGCAGTCCGCATGA
- a CDS encoding transglutaminase-like domain-containing protein: MEPVPETADLSAYLRADDVIDHGHPQVRRTAALLRSGASNPYEYAKAAFVHVRDEVPHSFDSGDDRVSWRASDVLSTRNGICYAKSHALAALLRAEGIPAGLCYQRLADGGGTVLHGLVALLLPGSGRWSRQDPRGNKPGVDARFRLDREQLAFAVRPECGELDYPAVYAAPPAQVLAALRGSADRAELAARLPAGLE; the protein is encoded by the coding sequence ATGGAGCCCGTTCCGGAGACCGCCGACCTTTCCGCCTACCTGCGCGCCGATGACGTCATCGACCACGGCCATCCGCAGGTCCGGCGGACCGCCGCGCTGCTGCGTTCCGGCGCGTCGAACCCGTATGAGTATGCGAAGGCGGCCTTCGTCCACGTGCGCGACGAGGTGCCGCACTCCTTCGACAGCGGCGACGACCGGGTGAGCTGGCGCGCCTCCGACGTGCTCTCCACCCGCAACGGCATCTGCTACGCCAAGTCCCACGCGCTGGCGGCCCTGCTGCGCGCCGAGGGCATCCCGGCCGGGCTCTGCTACCAGCGGCTCGCGGACGGCGGCGGCACCGTGCTGCACGGGCTCGTCGCGCTGCTGCTGCCCGGCTCCGGCCGCTGGAGCCGGCAGGACCCGCGCGGCAACAAACCCGGCGTTGACGCCCGTTTCCGCCTCGACCGGGAACAACTGGCCTTCGCCGTACGGCCCGAGTGCGGTGAGCTGGACTACCCGGCGGTGTACGCGGCCCCGCCCGCGCAGGTGCTCGCCGCGCTGCGCGGCTCCGCGGACCGCGCGGAACTGGCCGCGCGGCTGCCGGCCGGACTGGAGTGA
- a CDS encoding DUF4395 domain-containing protein: MEIDIRGPRFGAAVTTVVLAVVLVTGSGRLLAAQAVVFAVGAAAGVARSPYGWVFRTLVRPRLGPPPGTEDAAPPRFAQAVGLFFAALGTVGYLVGPQWLGMAATACALAAAFLNAAFAYCLGCEMYLLLRRATTA; this comes from the coding sequence ATGGAGATCGACATACGCGGGCCCCGCTTCGGCGCCGCGGTGACCACGGTGGTCCTGGCGGTGGTGCTGGTGACCGGCAGCGGCCGGCTGCTGGCGGCGCAGGCGGTGGTCTTCGCGGTCGGCGCGGCGGCCGGGGTGGCCCGGTCGCCCTACGGCTGGGTGTTCCGCACCCTGGTCCGGCCGCGCCTCGGCCCGCCGCCCGGGACGGAGGACGCGGCGCCGCCGCGCTTCGCGCAGGCCGTCGGGCTGTTCTTCGCGGCGCTGGGCACCGTCGGCTACCTCGTGGGGCCGCAGTGGCTGGGGATGGCGGCGACCGCGTGCGCGCTCGCCGCCGCCTTCCTCAACGCGGCGTTCGCGTACTGCCTGGGTTGCGAGATGTACCTGCTGCTGAGGCGGGCCACGACCGCCTGA
- a CDS encoding thioredoxin family protein — translation MTGLIVCLAVLAVAGGYGLVHRRRDGRIRVRAKDGGQRLTAGDLGAHLGERATLVQFSSAFCAPCRATRRVLGEVAALVEGVRHVEIDAEAHLDLVRRLDVVKTPTVLVLDADGAVVRRATGQPRKADVIAALGAAV, via the coding sequence ATGACCGGACTGATCGTCTGCCTGGCCGTGCTCGCGGTGGCCGGGGGCTACGGACTCGTGCACCGGCGCAGGGACGGGAGGATCAGGGTGCGGGCCAAGGACGGCGGGCAGCGGCTGACGGCCGGCGACCTCGGGGCGCACCTGGGGGAGCGGGCCACCCTGGTGCAGTTCTCCAGCGCCTTCTGCGCGCCCTGCCGCGCCACCCGCCGGGTGCTGGGCGAGGTGGCGGCCCTGGTGGAGGGCGTGCGGCACGTGGAGATCGACGCCGAGGCGCACCTCGACCTGGTGCGGCGGCTTGACGTGGTGAAGACCCCGACGGTCCTCGTGCTCGACGCGGACGGCGCGGTGGTGCGCCGGGCCACCGGGCAGCCGCGCAAGGCCGACGTGATCGCCGCGCTGGGCGCCGCGGTCTGA
- a CDS encoding flavin reductase family protein, translating to MTATPDLASPRPDPPDVDPDVFRSVFRRHAAGVAVVTAQGARGPVGFTATSLASVAVEPPLLSFGISVGASCWPAVSAAEHVGVHVLGDHQGELAALFARSGADRFAPPTRWSRGPYGVPLLDGVAAWLVGRVEGRVPAGDHRIVVARAVAGDPRGPGGPLVHHQGGFHRLPGYAGR from the coding sequence GTGACCGCAACGCCCGACCTCGCCTCGCCCCGTCCGGACCCGCCGGACGTCGACCCGGACGTCTTCCGGTCGGTCTTCCGCCGCCACGCCGCGGGTGTCGCCGTCGTCACGGCGCAGGGGGCGCGCGGCCCGGTCGGGTTCACCGCGACCTCGCTCGCCTCGGTCGCCGTCGAACCCCCGCTGCTCTCCTTCGGCATCAGTGTCGGCGCCTCCTGCTGGCCGGCGGTGTCGGCCGCCGAGCACGTCGGGGTGCACGTCCTCGGCGACCACCAGGGCGAACTGGCCGCCCTCTTCGCGAGGTCCGGGGCCGACCGCTTCGCGCCGCCGACCCGGTGGTCGCGCGGCCCGTACGGAGTGCCGCTGCTCGACGGGGTCGCCGCCTGGCTGGTCGGACGGGTGGAGGGACGGGTACCGGCCGGAGACCACCGGATCGTGGTGGCCAGGGCGGTCGCCGGGGACCCGCGCGGGCCCGGTGGGCCGCTCGTTCACCACCAAGGGGGCTTCCACCGGCTGCCGGGTTACGCCGGGCGCTGA
- a CDS encoding electron transfer flavoprotein subunit beta/FixA family protein: MSLRIVVAVKYVPDATGDRHFAEDLTTDRDAVDGLLSELDEYAVEQALQIAEAADDAEVTAVTIGPEDARGAVLKALQMGAAKGVHVEDDALHGTDVIGTSLVLAKAVEHIGFDLVVTGMASTDGTAGVVPALLAERLGVPQVTLLSEVSVAGGKVTGRRDGDVASEELEAALPAVVSVTDQSGEARYPSFKGIMGAKKKPLETLDLSDLGVDPAGVGLGGSWTAVRDATARPPRTAGTIVKDEGEGGRQLAEFLAAQKFI, from the coding sequence GTGAGCTTGAGGATCGTAGTCGCAGTGAAGTATGTGCCTGATGCCACGGGTGACCGTCATTTCGCCGAGGACCTGACCACCGACCGCGACGCGGTCGACGGCCTGCTATCGGAGTTGGACGAGTATGCCGTGGAGCAGGCGCTCCAGATCGCGGAGGCCGCCGACGACGCGGAGGTCACGGCGGTGACGATCGGTCCGGAGGACGCGCGGGGTGCGGTGCTGAAGGCGCTCCAGATGGGTGCGGCCAAGGGTGTGCACGTGGAGGACGACGCGCTGCACGGTACCGACGTGATCGGGACGTCGCTGGTGCTGGCCAAGGCCGTCGAGCACATCGGGTTCGATCTGGTGGTGACGGGGATGGCGTCGACGGACGGCACGGCGGGTGTGGTGCCGGCGTTGCTGGCGGAGCGGCTGGGTGTTCCGCAGGTGACGTTGCTGTCGGAGGTGTCGGTGGCCGGTGGGAAGGTGACCGGTCGTCGTGACGGTGATGTGGCCAGTGAGGAGTTGGAGGCGGCGCTGCCGGCGGTGGTGTCGGTGACCGACCAGTCGGGTGAGGCGCGGTACCCGTCGTTCAAGGGGATCATGGGGGCGAAGAAGAAGCCGTTGGAGACGTTGGACCTGTCGGATCTGGGGGTGGATCCGGCCGGCGTGGGTCTGGGCGGGTCCTGGACCGCGGTGCGGGATGCCACGGCGCGTCCGCCGCGGACGGCGGGCACGATCGTCAAGGACGAGGGCGAGGGCGGTAGGCAGCTCGCCGAGTTCCTGGCCGCGCAGAAGTTCATCTGA
- a CDS encoding electron transfer flavoprotein subunit alpha/FixB family protein: MAEVLVYVDHVDGAVRKPTLELLTVARRLGEPVAVYLGAGVEGAAEVLGAHGAGRVLAADAPEFAEYLVVPKVDALEAAVKAVGPVAVLVPSSAEGKEVAARLALRLGSGVITDAVDVEAGAEGPVATQSVFAAAFTTRSVVSRGVAVITVKPNAAPVEPVQAAGAVEELAVVFGELATGTRVVSRTARTSSGRPELTEAAIVVSGGRGVNGAENFSVIEALADSLGAAVGASRAAVDAGWYPHSNQVGQTGKSVSPQLYVANGISGAIQHRAGMQTSKTIVAVNKDAEAPIFDLVDYGVVGDLFNVVPQLTEEVKARKG, encoded by the coding sequence ATGGCTGAAGTCCTCGTCTATGTCGATCATGTGGACGGTGCCGTCCGCAAGCCGACGCTTGAACTGCTCACTGTCGCCCGTCGGTTGGGTGAGCCCGTCGCGGTGTATCTGGGTGCGGGTGTCGAGGGGGCGGCGGAGGTGCTCGGTGCGCATGGTGCGGGTCGTGTGCTGGCTGCTGACGCGCCGGAGTTCGCGGAGTATCTGGTGGTGCCGAAGGTGGATGCGCTGGAGGCTGCGGTGAAGGCGGTGGGTCCGGTGGCGGTGTTGGTGCCGTCTTCGGCGGAGGGCAAGGAGGTGGCCGCGCGGTTGGCGTTGCGGTTGGGTTCGGGTGTGATCACCGATGCGGTGGATGTGGAGGCCGGTGCGGAGGGTCCGGTGGCCACGCAGTCGGTGTTCGCGGCGGCGTTCACCACGCGGTCGGTGGTGAGTCGGGGGGTCGCGGTGATCACGGTGAAGCCGAACGCGGCGCCGGTGGAGCCGGTGCAGGCGGCCGGGGCGGTGGAGGAACTGGCCGTGGTGTTCGGGGAGTTGGCTACGGGCACGAGGGTGGTCTCGCGTACGGCGCGTACGTCGTCGGGGCGTCCGGAGTTGACGGAGGCGGCGATCGTGGTTTCGGGTGGGCGGGGGGTGAACGGTGCGGAGAACTTCTCGGTGATCGAGGCGCTGGCTGATTCCCTGGGTGCCGCGGTGGGTGCCTCGCGGGCGGCGGTGGACGCGGGCTGGTATCCGCATTCCAACCAGGTCGGCCAGACCGGCAAGTCGGTCTCCCCGCAGTTGTATGTCGCCAACGGTATCTCCGGGGCGATCCAGCACCGGGCCGGGATGCAGACGTCCAAGACGATCGTCGCGGTGAACAAGGACGCCGAGGCGCCGATCTTCGACCTCGTCGACTACGGCGTCGTCGGCGACCTGTTCAACGTCGTCCCCCAACTCACCGAGGAGGTCAAGGCCCGCAAGGGCTGA
- a CDS encoding DUF6986 family protein, translating to MPAETTLAEAVRTRIGAALAATDAELARRYPGDRAARQPVHTVYVPADAFDVGTVRDWGDRALAALDAHAPDAAALGAVLGLTGDLAAEVHDRVRAKLRREPVEDLRIDFEDGYGARPGAEEDAAAVAAARTLAAAVADGTAPPYAGIRMKCMEAAVRDRGIRTLDLFLTTLLDGGALPDGLVLTLPKVTFPEQVAAMADLCGEFERAAGLPAGRLGFEIQIETTQAVLGPDGTATVPRLIDAAGGRATALHYGTFDYSAACGVSAAHQAMDHPAADHAKAVMQVAAAGTGVRLSDGSTNVLPVGPTADVHSAWRLHYGLVRRSLARAYYQGWDMHPAHLPTRYAATYAFYREGLAAAAARLTAYTSRTASGPVLDEPATARALAGYLLRGLHCGALAPGEVPVPLPALTALAGAA from the coding sequence ATGCCGGCCGAGACGACACTCGCGGAGGCCGTACGCACACGGATCGGCGCCGCGCTGGCCGCCACCGACGCCGAGCTGGCCCGCCGCTACCCCGGCGACCGCGCCGCCCGCCAGCCCGTGCACACCGTGTACGTGCCCGCCGACGCCTTCGACGTCGGGACCGTGCGGGACTGGGGCGACCGGGCGCTGGCCGCACTCGACGCCCACGCGCCCGACGCCGCCGCGCTCGGCGCCGTCCTCGGCCTCACCGGCGACCTCGCCGCCGAGGTCCACGACAGGGTGCGCGCCAAGCTGCGCCGCGAACCCGTGGAGGACCTGCGGATCGACTTCGAGGACGGCTACGGCGCACGCCCCGGCGCCGAGGAGGACGCCGCGGCCGTGGCCGCCGCCCGGACCCTCGCCGCCGCGGTCGCCGACGGCACCGCGCCGCCGTACGCGGGCATCCGGATGAAGTGCATGGAGGCCGCCGTACGCGACCGCGGCATCCGCACCCTGGACCTGTTCCTCACCACCCTGCTCGACGGCGGTGCGCTTCCGGACGGGCTCGTCCTCACCCTGCCCAAGGTGACCTTCCCCGAGCAGGTCGCCGCGATGGCCGACCTGTGCGGGGAGTTCGAGCGGGCCGCCGGGCTGCCCGCGGGGCGGCTCGGCTTCGAGATCCAGATCGAGACCACCCAGGCCGTCCTGGGGCCCGACGGCACCGCCACCGTGCCCCGCCTCATCGACGCCGCCGGCGGCCGTGCGACGGCGCTGCACTACGGCACCTTCGACTACAGCGCCGCCTGCGGGGTCAGCGCCGCCCACCAGGCCATGGACCACCCGGCGGCCGACCATGCCAAGGCGGTCATGCAGGTCGCCGCAGCCGGCACCGGCGTCCGCCTCTCCGACGGCTCCACCAACGTGCTCCCCGTCGGTCCGACCGCCGACGTGCACTCCGCCTGGAGGCTCCACTACGGCCTGGTACGCCGCTCCCTGGCCCGTGCGTACTACCAGGGCTGGGACATGCACCCGGCGCATCTGCCGACCCGTTACGCGGCCACCTACGCCTTCTACCGGGAGGGCCTGGCCGCGGCTGCCGCCCGCCTCACCGCCTACACCTCCCGCACGGCCTCCGGTCCGGTCCTCGACGAGCCGGCGACCGCCCGCGCCCTGGCCGGCTACCTGCTCCGCGGCCTGCACTGCGGCGCCCTCGCCCCGGGCGAGGTCCCCGTGCCCCTCCCGGCCCTCACCGCGCTGGCCGGCGCCGCCTGA
- a CDS encoding LacI family DNA-binding transcriptional regulator: MKDVAARAGVGLKTVSRVVNEEPGVTPDTAARVQAAIDALGFRRNDSARLLRTRRTASVGLVLEDLADPFYAALSRAVEDVARSHGALLFTGSSAEDPRREQELVLAFCARRVDGLVVVPAGDDHRYLLPEIAAGVATVFVDRPAGRLDADVVLTDNAGGTREGVAHLIAHGHRRIGFIGDQPGIHTAGERLRGYREAMASAGLKVRPEWYAMGPTTPERVEAALDAMLGGAEPVTALFAGNNRVTVTAVRVLAGRPERIALVGFDDFELADVLDPAITVVAQDAPGIGRVAAQQLFRRLDGIVTDGASRTELPVRLIERGSAEFPPQQ, from the coding sequence ATGAAGGATGTCGCCGCGCGGGCGGGCGTCGGCCTCAAGACGGTGTCGCGGGTGGTGAACGAGGAACCCGGTGTGACGCCTGACACCGCGGCCCGCGTTCAGGCCGCGATCGACGCGCTGGGCTTCCGGCGCAACGACAGCGCGCGCCTCCTGCGGACCCGGCGCACGGCCAGCGTGGGCCTGGTGCTGGAGGACCTGGCGGACCCCTTCTACGCCGCGCTCAGCCGGGCGGTGGAGGACGTGGCCCGCTCGCACGGCGCGCTGCTGTTCACCGGGTCGAGCGCCGAGGACCCGCGCAGGGAGCAGGAACTGGTGCTGGCGTTCTGCGCGCGGCGGGTGGACGGGCTGGTCGTGGTGCCGGCGGGGGACGACCACCGCTATCTCCTGCCGGAGATCGCGGCCGGGGTCGCGACGGTCTTCGTGGACCGGCCGGCCGGGCGGCTGGACGCGGACGTGGTGCTCACCGACAACGCGGGCGGCACCCGGGAGGGCGTCGCGCACCTGATCGCGCACGGCCACCGCAGGATCGGGTTCATCGGCGACCAGCCCGGCATCCACACCGCGGGCGAGCGCCTGCGGGGGTACCGCGAGGCGATGGCGTCGGCGGGGCTGAAGGTGCGGCCGGAGTGGTACGCGATGGGCCCCACCACGCCGGAGCGGGTCGAGGCGGCGCTCGACGCGATGCTGGGCGGGGCGGAGCCGGTGACGGCGCTGTTCGCGGGGAACAACCGGGTGACGGTGACCGCGGTGCGGGTCCTGGCCGGGCGGCCGGAGCGGATCGCGCTCGTCGGCTTCGACGACTTCGAACTGGCGGACGTGCTGGACCCGGCGATCACCGTGGTCGCCCAGGACGCGCCCGGGATCGGCCGGGTGGCCGCGCAGCAGCTCTTCCGCCGGCTGGACGGCATCGTCACGGACGGCGCGAGCCGCACCGAGCTGCCCGTCCGCCTGATCGAGCGCGGCTCGGCCGAGTTCCCTCCCCAGCAGTAG